In Sphingopyxis sp. 113P3, one DNA window encodes the following:
- a CDS encoding 2-keto-4-pentenoate hydratase has product MRATNEQENVAKAFVAARTKKTPLTLYPGVVPETMAEAYAIQDAAIALDGRRIGGWKVGRIAAPLAERYGDNRLTGPIFADEIVDGSAGECPAMPVYEKGFAAAEAEVLLCLGEVGDGVWDLESVKDLVIELRTGIEIASSPFREINDHGPAVTASDYGNNKGLVLGPAIAGWRERDLLAMPVEFRIDAERVGAATMETMLDGPFGAALFLIRTLRARGIAIAPGTWVSTGAITGVHEIRPGQRAEALFDGQICVGCTIESL; this is encoded by the coding sequence ATGCGGGCGACCAACGAACAGGAAAATGTGGCCAAGGCGTTCGTCGCCGCGCGCACCAAAAAGACACCGCTTACCCTTTATCCCGGGGTTGTGCCCGAGACGATGGCGGAGGCCTATGCAATCCAGGACGCAGCGATCGCGCTCGACGGGCGCCGCATCGGCGGCTGGAAGGTCGGGCGGATAGCGGCCCCGCTGGCCGAGCGCTATGGCGACAACCGGCTGACGGGTCCCATCTTCGCCGACGAGATCGTCGATGGAAGCGCCGGGGAATGCCCGGCGATGCCCGTCTATGAGAAGGGGTTCGCGGCGGCCGAGGCGGAAGTGCTGCTCTGCCTCGGTGAAGTCGGCGACGGCGTATGGGACCTCGAATCGGTCAAGGATCTGGTTATCGAGCTTCGCACCGGGATCGAGATTGCAAGCTCGCCCTTTCGCGAGATCAACGATCATGGGCCCGCGGTGACGGCGTCCGACTATGGCAATAACAAGGGACTGGTGCTCGGCCCGGCGATTGCAGGCTGGCGTGAGCGCGATCTCTTGGCGATGCCGGTCGAATTTCGCATCGACGCGGAACGCGTCGGCGCGGCAACAATGGAAACGATGCTCGACGGTCCGTTCGGCGCGGCGCTCTTTCTGATCCGCACATTGCGCGCACGCGGCATCGCGATCGCACCCGGCACATGGGTGTCGACCGGTGCAATCACCGGCGTCCACGAGATTCGGCCGGGCCAGCGGGCCGAGGCGCTGTTCGACGGACAGATTTGCGTCGGCTGCACGATCGAAAGCCTTTAG
- a CDS encoding LysR family transcriptional regulator, whose translation MDWDKLQYFLSVAHHGTLARAAQALHVDPTTVSRRVSSLEADLQQTLFERAPAGFALTAAGRALLPHAEAMAAAAARIHRAEGRSDLSGQLRISVSEGFGSSFIAPRLAAFVAAHPEIEIDLVASSGFLNPSRREADMAVLLARPRKGPLLTRKLADYSLGLYAPADRPDWKDAVERAPLSRAGIAVIGYMPDILYAPELDYLGEIEPGLRATVRSSSILAQRRMIASGAGVGVLPCFLAAEDPALVRVRRDQTIGRSFWLALHRDVAPQPRIRAFIDWLDARVREGRDVLVPS comes from the coding sequence ATGGATTGGGACAAGCTGCAATATTTCCTGTCGGTCGCGCATCATGGCACATTGGCGCGCGCCGCGCAGGCCCTGCACGTCGACCCGACGACGGTCAGCCGGCGGGTGAGCAGCCTCGAGGCCGATCTCCAGCAGACCCTGTTCGAACGCGCACCCGCGGGCTTTGCCTTGACCGCGGCAGGCCGTGCCCTTTTGCCGCACGCCGAGGCGATGGCAGCTGCGGCGGCGCGCATTCACCGCGCCGAGGGGCGCTCCGACCTGTCGGGGCAGCTTCGCATCAGCGTCTCCGAAGGCTTCGGAAGCAGCTTTATCGCGCCGCGGCTTGCGGCTTTCGTTGCCGCGCATCCCGAGATCGAGATCGATCTTGTCGCCTCATCGGGCTTTCTCAATCCCTCGCGGCGCGAAGCCGACATGGCGGTGCTGCTCGCGCGGCCGCGCAAAGGGCCGCTCCTGACGCGCAAGCTCGCCGATTACAGCCTTGGCCTCTACGCCCCGGCGGACCGGCCGGACTGGAAGGATGCGGTCGAACGGGCGCCGCTTTCGCGCGCGGGGATCGCCGTGATCGGCTATATGCCCGACATTCTCTATGCGCCCGAACTCGACTATCTGGGCGAGATCGAGCCCGGGCTGCGCGCCACAGTACGCTCTTCCTCGATCCTCGCGCAACGACGCATGATCGCGAGCGGCGCGGGGGTCGGGGTGCTGCCCTGCTTCCTCGCTGCCGAGGACCCCGCGCTGGTGCGCGTGCGCCGCGATCAGACAATCGGGCGCAGCTTCTGGCTCGCACTTCACCGCGACGTCGCGCCGCAGCCGCGGATCCGCGCCTTCATCGACTGGCTCGATGCCCGGGTGCGCGAAGGGCGCGACGTGCTGGTCCCGTCGTAA
- a CDS encoding MFS transporter: MAQGLADAADPPPVPRAGRYRWTIIALLFAATTVNYIDRTMLGLLAPMLGDDRGWTENDYGNIVTAFQAAYALGYLFMGWLIDRFGPRIGYAIAITIWTIGHVAHGFAGSVVSFMFARAMLGVGEAGHFPAVVRASSEWFPQKERAYAIGWVNSATTIGVILTAPAISLMMVGMGFDWRETFIYSGLVGVVLLVLWLWKYSNPRDTGRVSEGELAWIEHDPPEQVEKIGWGRVVTKREAWAFAIGKFLTDPVWFLMLFWLPKYFADTYDVDLKIVLLPMIIMYLLSDAGSIIGGWVSSKLIHSGRSVNFARKATMLGAGCCVLPLLFVSGLDNMWLAVVLIGIALAGHQAFSSTILTIPPDMFPKRAVGSVIGLGGFAGGVGGMIMAKSTGLVLDATGGNYTIIFAACTVVYFLAVGAIHLLSPRLAQVTVGSEMSAP; the protein is encoded by the coding sequence ATGGCGCAGGGCCTCGCAGACGCAGCGGATCCGCCGCCGGTGCCCCGAGCGGGCCGCTATCGCTGGACGATCATTGCGCTTCTGTTTGCAGCGACGACGGTCAACTATATCGACCGGACGATGCTCGGCCTCCTCGCGCCGATGCTGGGTGACGATCGCGGCTGGACGGAGAACGACTACGGCAACATCGTTACCGCGTTCCAGGCCGCCTACGCCCTTGGCTATCTGTTCATGGGCTGGCTGATCGACCGTTTCGGCCCCCGCATCGGCTACGCGATCGCGATCACCATCTGGACGATCGGCCATGTCGCCCACGGTTTTGCAGGTTCGGTCGTCTCGTTCATGTTCGCGCGCGCCATGCTCGGCGTCGGCGAGGCCGGGCATTTCCCGGCTGTCGTTCGTGCGTCGAGCGAATGGTTCCCGCAAAAGGAGCGTGCCTATGCGATCGGCTGGGTCAACAGCGCGACGACGATTGGCGTGATCCTGACGGCGCCGGCTATCTCGCTGATGATGGTGGGGATGGGGTTCGACTGGCGCGAAACCTTCATCTACTCGGGACTCGTCGGCGTTGTCCTCCTCGTCCTGTGGCTCTGGAAGTACAGCAATCCGCGCGACACCGGCCGTGTGAGCGAGGGCGAGCTTGCCTGGATCGAGCACGATCCGCCAGAGCAGGTGGAAAAGATCGGCTGGGGCCGCGTCGTCACCAAGCGCGAGGCCTGGGCCTTTGCGATCGGCAAATTTCTGACCGACCCGGTCTGGTTCCTGATGCTCTTCTGGCTGCCCAAATATTTCGCCGATACCTATGACGTCGATCTGAAGATCGTGCTGCTGCCCATGATCATCATGTACCTTCTGTCCGACGCCGGCAGCATCATTGGCGGCTGGGTGTCTTCGAAGCTGATTCATTCCGGGCGCAGCGTCAACTTCGCCCGCAAGGCTACGATGCTCGGCGCCGGTTGCTGCGTGCTGCCTTTGCTCTTCGTCTCCGGGCTCGACAATATGTGGCTCGCGGTGGTTCTGATCGGCATCGCGCTTGCGGGGCATCAGGCATTTTCATCGACCATCCTGACCATCCCGCCCGACATGTTCCCAAAACGCGCGGTGGGATCGGTGATCGGTCTCGGCGGCTTCGCGGGCGGGGTCGGCGGGATGATCATGGCGAAATCGACCGGCCTCGTTCTTGACGCGACGGGCGGCAATTACACCATCATTTTTGCGGCCTGCACCGTGGTCTACTTCCTCGCCGTCGGCGCGATCCACCTGCTCAGCCCGCGGCTGGCGCAAGTGACGGTTGGGAGCGAAATGTCGGCGCCGTGA
- a CDS encoding TonB-dependent receptor encodes MTVNAMRGVRTLTRLACGASLAALAIAPAFAQDAVPADEIVVTGFRASLDKALDQKRNSTGAVDVIVAEDIAKFPDQNLAESLQRIPGISIQRDAGEGRAITVRGLGAQFTRVRLNGMETIATSTDGASANRDRAFDFNVFASELFTSLVVHKTASASLDEGSLGAVVDLNTGNPLGGKEGLTLVASAQARYNDLSKDVDPRLAGLIGWTNADRTFGISASIAWSDYTTLELGNNSVRWAQSPFRSVDGVTCMTGSNFVANPSDACVEVAEAFHPRIPRYGLVSHDRERLGATASIQFEPSENTKISVDGLYSTFKETRDEYWGEVLLRSNERGIDVSNYVIDANNNLVSADLDNVYVRTERYSRESETKFYQLSARLEQRLTDTFKLNLLGGFSKSKADIPIETTLAFDDTDATGYHYDYTNNKFPLLSFGAGIDDPAAFELAEFRDRPSFLTNKFKTFAADFEWDVADRFKMLGGGFYRQFDFDTVGYRRDSTYCAAFTCAPGTGGLPVTPDIAELFELGKAGQPSGNTNAWIVPDLAAGTELIDLYGRPAVLQEGEQRAVTEKTYGGWFMAEFETELLGMRLTGNAGVRYAKTEQSSSGFTSGTFVTVDRTYDDWLPSFNLNLHPTDNIILRGAIAKVITRPTLGSLTPGGSVDQFNFRITSGNPFLDPYRATTFDLAAEWYFAPGAIASVALFAKDIESFPISTSLQGTYASSGLPLSLLTPGTPAYDAVVGGSDPNRQFEFRTTGNGPGANLKGVEFSLQLPFSVFSDSLRHFGVLGNATFVKSDVDYSISGPLAYNPVTNRLEAQPNGTYTQPLLGLAKRAWNATVYYDDGKLSVRTSAAWRSGYNDSTSGNNNIFEGYGSSFNLDASIRYALTEQIELSIEGTNLTDDYRYRFNDIFANRNYENNHYGRTFLFGARFKI; translated from the coding sequence ATGACAGTGAACGCAATGCGGGGCGTGCGCACCCTGACCCGACTGGCCTGCGGCGCTTCGCTCGCCGCCTTGGCAATTGCACCCGCCTTCGCGCAGGACGCCGTGCCCGCAGACGAAATCGTCGTCACGGGTTTCCGGGCATCGCTCGACAAGGCGCTCGACCAGAAGCGCAATTCGACCGGGGCAGTCGATGTGATCGTCGCTGAGGACATTGCGAAATTCCCCGACCAGAATCTTGCCGAATCGCTCCAGCGCATCCCGGGCATCTCGATCCAGCGCGATGCTGGCGAAGGCCGTGCGATTACGGTGCGCGGTCTCGGCGCGCAGTTCACGCGTGTTCGCCTGAACGGCATGGAGACGATCGCGACGTCGACTGACGGCGCGTCAGCGAACCGCGACCGCGCCTTCGACTTCAACGTCTTCGCCTCGGAACTCTTCACCTCGCTCGTGGTCCACAAGACCGCCTCGGCCTCGCTCGACGAAGGATCGCTCGGTGCCGTCGTCGATCTCAACACCGGCAATCCGCTTGGCGGCAAGGAGGGACTAACCCTCGTTGCTTCGGCGCAGGCACGCTACAATGATCTGTCGAAGGATGTCGACCCGCGTCTCGCTGGGCTGATCGGCTGGACCAACGCCGACAGGACCTTTGGCATCTCGGCCTCGATCGCCTGGTCGGACTATACGACGCTCGAACTTGGCAACAACAGCGTCCGCTGGGCGCAATCGCCCTTCCGCAGTGTCGATGGCGTCACCTGTATGACGGGGTCGAACTTTGTCGCCAATCCCTCCGACGCGTGCGTCGAGGTCGCCGAGGCCTTCCATCCGCGCATTCCGCGCTACGGCCTCGTCAGCCACGACCGCGAGCGCCTCGGTGCAACGGCATCGATTCAGTTCGAACCGAGCGAGAACACCAAAATCTCGGTCGACGGCCTCTATTCGACCTTCAAGGAAACGCGGGACGAATATTGGGGAGAGGTGCTGCTGCGCAGCAACGAGCGCGGCATCGATGTCTCCAATTATGTGATCGATGCGAACAACAATCTCGTCTCGGCCGATCTCGACAATGTCTATGTCCGTACCGAACGCTATTCGCGCGAGAGCGAGACCAAATTCTATCAGCTCTCGGCGCGACTTGAGCAGCGGCTGACCGACACGTTCAAGCTCAATTTGCTCGGCGGCTTTTCGAAGTCGAAGGCTGACATTCCGATCGAGACGACGCTCGCGTTCGACGACACCGACGCAACCGGCTATCATTATGATTATACGAACAACAAGTTCCCGCTGCTGAGCTTTGGGGCGGGGATCGACGATCCCGCCGCGTTCGAGCTCGCCGAATTCCGCGATCGCCCATCCTTCCTCACCAACAAGTTCAAGACCTTCGCCGCCGATTTCGAGTGGGACGTTGCGGATCGTTTCAAGATGCTCGGCGGCGGTTTTTATCGTCAGTTCGACTTCGACACGGTCGGTTATCGCCGCGACAGCACCTATTGCGCGGCCTTTACCTGCGCGCCAGGAACCGGCGGGCTTCCCGTCACGCCCGACATTGCCGAGCTATTCGAACTCGGCAAAGCGGGTCAGCCTTCGGGCAACACCAACGCCTGGATCGTCCCCGACCTCGCCGCCGGGACGGAACTCATCGACCTCTATGGCCGCCCCGCGGTGCTTCAGGAGGGCGAGCAGCGCGCGGTCACCGAGAAAACCTATGGCGGCTGGTTCATGGCCGAGTTCGAGACCGAGCTTCTCGGTATGCGGCTCACCGGCAACGCCGGGGTACGCTATGCAAAGACCGAGCAGAGCTCGTCCGGCTTCACCAGCGGCACCTTCGTCACGGTCGATCGGACCTATGACGACTGGCTGCCGTCGTTCAACCTCAACCTCCACCCGACCGACAACATCATCCTGCGCGGCGCGATTGCAAAGGTCATCACGCGGCCGACGCTCGGCAGCTTGACTCCGGGAGGCTCGGTCGATCAGTTCAACTTTCGCATCACCTCGGGCAATCCCTTCCTCGACCCCTATCGCGCCACGACGTTCGACCTTGCGGCCGAATGGTATTTCGCGCCGGGGGCGATCGCCTCGGTCGCTCTGTTCGCCAAGGATATCGAAAGCTTCCCGATTTCGACCTCGCTGCAGGGCACCTATGCCTCGAGCGGACTGCCGCTCTCGCTCCTCACGCCGGGCACCCCCGCCTATGACGCGGTGGTCGGCGGAAGCGATCCAAACCGCCAGTTCGAGTTTCGCACTACCGGCAACGGCCCGGGCGCGAACCTGAAGGGCGTCGAATTCTCGCTGCAGCTGCCCTTCTCGGTCTTTTCGGACTCGCTTCGTCACTTCGGCGTGCTCGGGAACGCGACCTTCGTGAAGAGCGATGTCGACTACAGCATCTCGGGGCCGCTGGCTTATAATCCCGTCACGAACAGGCTGGAGGCCCAGCCCAACGGCACCTACACTCAGCCTCTGCTTGGCCTTGCCAAGCGGGCGTGGAACGCGACCGTCTATTATGATGATGGCAAGCTTTCGGTGCGCACCTCGGCCGCGTGGCGTTCGGGCTACAACGACAGCACGAGCGGCAACAACAATATCTTCGAAGGCTATGGCAGCTCGTTCAACCTCGACGCTTCGATCCGCTACGCGCTGACCGAGCAGATCGAACTGTCGATCGAGGGCACCAATTTGACCGACGATTATCGCTATCGCTTCAACGACATCTTCGCGAACCGCAATTACGAGAATAATCACTATGGCCGCACTTTCCTGTTCGGGGCGCGGTTCAAGATCTGA
- a CDS encoding LacI family DNA-binding transcriptional regulator, whose amino-acid sequence MAARTGGQGGKQPTINDVAALAGVSKKTVSRVINRSEFISEKTRIAVQKAIETLGFVPNPQARALAFRRNFLIALLHDNPNAQTVLNFQQGVLDAIKDSDLALLVRPVDRGSDKMLDDVRTFLEKQRPIGAMLLPPISENDELARLCEDLGVRYVRVGSALLDDAKHCVSSNDREVVGEAVRRLIALGHRRIGFVRGPAGFRSAAEREKGFREALADAGLSLADEHYAPGNYRYTAGIEAGEKLLSLAEPPTAIFCSNDEMAAGVMSVAHGKGIAVPGELSIIGFDDSPTATHIWPTLSTVRWPIRDMGVRAARTLVADFLGPNARIPEGESPVLASTFVERQSVAPPAGKA is encoded by the coding sequence ATGGCGGCGCGCACGGGCGGACAGGGCGGCAAACAACCAACCATCAATGATGTGGCGGCGCTCGCGGGGGTTTCCAAAAAGACCGTCAGCCGCGTCATCAACCGCTCCGAATTCATCAGTGAAAAGACGCGGATCGCGGTTCAGAAAGCGATCGAGACGCTGGGCTTCGTTCCCAATCCGCAGGCGCGCGCGCTCGCCTTTCGACGCAATTTCCTGATCGCGCTGCTGCACGACAATCCCAACGCGCAGACCGTGCTGAACTTCCAGCAGGGTGTGCTCGATGCGATCAAGGACAGCGACCTCGCGCTGCTCGTGCGGCCGGTTGATCGCGGGTCCGACAAGATGCTCGACGATGTGCGCACCTTCCTTGAAAAGCAGCGGCCGATCGGCGCGATGCTGCTGCCGCCGATTTCGGAGAACGATGAGCTTGCGAGGCTCTGCGAGGATCTTGGCGTACGCTATGTTCGCGTCGGGTCGGCGCTGCTCGACGATGCGAAGCATTGCGTGTCGTCGAATGACCGGGAAGTGGTCGGCGAAGCGGTGCGACGCCTCATCGCTCTCGGCCATCGGCGAATCGGATTCGTGCGCGGTCCGGCGGGCTTCCGCTCTGCCGCCGAGCGCGAAAAGGGGTTTCGCGAGGCGCTGGCCGACGCGGGGCTGAGCCTTGCCGACGAGCATTATGCGCCGGGCAATTACCGCTACACCGCCGGGATCGAGGCGGGCGAAAAACTGCTCTCGCTCGCCGAGCCGCCGACCGCCATCTTCTGTTCGAACGACGAAATGGCAGCGGGGGTGATGAGCGTCGCGCACGGCAAGGGCATTGCGGTGCCCGGCGAGCTGTCGATCATCGGCTTCGATGATTCACCGACGGCGACGCATATCTGGCCGACGCTGAGCACCGTACGCTGGCCGATCCGCGACATGGGGGTGCGCGCCGCGCGCACGCTGGTTGCCGATTTTCTGGGTCCGAATGCACGCATCCCCGAAGGCGAAAGCCCGGTTCTCGCCTCGACCTTCGTCGAGCGCCAGTCGGTAGCGCCGCCCGCCGGAAAAGCCTAG
- a CDS encoding family 43 glycosylhydrolase produces MIKLAGAGLLGSPFVPGAGHAAEKVHPSSCPPTAPARWARGLDGQRKADLGDGRFLNPVMTGDHPDPSILKDGRDYYMTFSTFDSYPGLVIWHSRDLVNWRPLGPALTRNIGSVWAPELCKHGGRYYLYIPTKDPNTSWVIWSERIEGPWSEPVDLDLPNHIDPGHAVGEDGSRWLFLSGGDRVRLSDDGLRRMGEPEHVYDPWHYPADWVVEGFSPEGPKILRHGDWFYMITAVGGTAGPPTGHMVIAARSRSIHGPWENCPHNPIVRTQSPGETWWSRGHATLVEGPAGDWWSVYHGYEAGFWTLGRQTLLDPVEWTADGWFRMTGGDLSRPLAKPAGGARGPHGMALSDDFASLDLGAKWNFFRPAPDERSRARVESGALILKGRGSAPVDSSPLLLIAGDQAYRFECDIEIAAGGTAGLILFYDDRLYCGLGFDAERFVTHQYGIERGRPANPHGRRMRMRVTNDRHIVTYDTSGDGGKTWLRFDRGMEVSGYHHNVRGGFLMLRPGLYSAGEGEAHFSNFTFRALG; encoded by the coding sequence ATGATCAAGCTGGCGGGAGCGGGTCTCCTCGGCTCGCCGTTCGTGCCCGGGGCCGGGCATGCGGCAGAAAAGGTGCACCCGTCATCCTGTCCTCCGACCGCGCCGGCGCGATGGGCGCGCGGGCTCGACGGCCAGCGCAAGGCCGATCTTGGCGATGGGCGTTTTCTCAATCCGGTCATGACCGGCGATCATCCCGACCCTTCGATTCTGAAGGACGGGCGCGATTATTACATGACCTTCTCGACCTTCGATTCCTATCCGGGGCTCGTCATCTGGCATTCGCGCGACCTCGTGAACTGGCGTCCGCTCGGACCCGCGCTCACTCGCAATATCGGATCGGTCTGGGCACCCGAACTCTGCAAGCACGGCGGGCGCTATTATCTCTACATCCCGACCAAGGATCCGAACACAAGCTGGGTCATCTGGTCCGAGCGCATCGAGGGGCCGTGGAGCGAGCCCGTCGACCTTGATCTGCCGAACCACATCGACCCCGGCCATGCGGTCGGCGAGGACGGGTCGCGCTGGCTCTTTCTGTCGGGCGGCGACCGGGTGCGCCTGTCGGACGATGGGCTTCGCCGCATGGGCGAGCCCGAGCATGTCTATGACCCCTGGCATTATCCCGCCGACTGGGTGGTCGAGGGATTCTCGCCCGAAGGGCCGAAAATCCTGCGGCACGGAGACTGGTTCTACATGATCACCGCAGTGGGCGGGACCGCGGGGCCGCCTACGGGACATATGGTGATCGCGGCGCGCTCGCGTTCGATTCACGGGCCGTGGGAGAACTGTCCTCACAATCCGATCGTCCGTACGCAGTCGCCCGGCGAGACATGGTGGTCGCGCGGCCATGCGACGCTCGTCGAAGGCCCGGCGGGCGACTGGTGGAGCGTCTATCATGGCTATGAGGCGGGCTTCTGGACACTTGGCCGGCAGACCCTGCTCGATCCGGTCGAATGGACGGCCGACGGCTGGTTCCGAATGACCGGCGGCGACCTGTCGCGGCCGCTCGCCAAGCCTGCAGGCGGCGCCCGGGGGCCGCACGGCATGGCTCTTTCCGACGATTTCGCCTCGCTCGATCTCGGTGCCAAGTGGAATTTCTTCCGCCCCGCCCCCGACGAGCGTAGCCGTGCCCGGGTCGAGAGCGGCGCCCTCATCCTCAAGGGGCGCGGTTCTGCGCCGGTCGATTCATCGCCGCTGCTCCTGATCGCGGGCGACCAGGCTTACCGCTTCGAATGCGACATCGAGATTGCGGCGGGCGGTACCGCGGGACTGATCCTCTTCTACGATGATCGTCTCTATTGCGGGCTCGGCTTCGATGCCGAGCGCTTCGTCACCCATCAATATGGCATCGAACGCGGCCGCCCCGCCAATCCGCACGGGCGGCGGATGCGGATGCGCGTCACCAACGACCGCCATATCGTGACCTACGACACCAGCGGCGATGGCGGAAAAACCTGGCTACGCTTCGACCGCGGCATGGAGGTGTCAGGCTACCACCACAATGTCCGCGGCGGCTTCCTGATGCTCCGGCCCGGCCTCTATTCGGCGGGCGAGGGCGAGGCGCACTTTTCAAACTTCACCTTCCGCGCGCTCGGCTGA
- a CDS encoding CoA-acylating methylmalonate-semialdehyde dehydrogenase, which translates to MRQIDHHIVGGAGGSSRKGDVFDPNNGGVQAAVALGDAALLDRAVAAAKAAQPAWAAVNPQRRARVMFDYKRLVEAHIEELAELLASEHGKVVADARGDVQRGLDVIEFCCGIPHVLKGEYTQGAGPGIDVYSMRQPIGIGAGITPFNFPAMIPMWMFGPAIATGNAFILKPSERDPSVPVRLGELMLEAGLPEGILQVVHGDKEMVDAILDHPDIGAVSFVGSSDIAHYVYNRGVTNGKRVQAMGGAKNHGIVMPDADLDQVVNDLTGAAFGSAGERCMALPVVVPVGEDTANRLREKLVPAIEALRVGVSTDAEAHYGPVVSAAHKAKVEGWIQKCAEEGAELVIDGRGFTLQGHEDGFFVGPTLFDHVTPDMESYKEEIFGPVLQIVRAADFETALELPSRHQYGNGVAIFTRNGHAAREFAQRVNVGMVGINVPIPVPVAYHTFGGWKRSAFGDTNQHGMEGVKFWTRIKTVTARWPDGGGDGSNAFVIPTMG; encoded by the coding sequence ATGCGACAGATCGACCATCATATCGTCGGCGGTGCCGGCGGCAGCTCGCGCAAGGGCGATGTTTTCGATCCGAACAATGGCGGCGTGCAGGCCGCGGTGGCGCTCGGCGACGCGGCGCTCCTCGACCGGGCAGTCGCGGCGGCGAAAGCGGCGCAGCCGGCCTGGGCTGCGGTCAATCCGCAGCGCCGTGCGCGCGTCATGTTCGACTACAAGCGCCTCGTCGAGGCCCATATCGAAGAACTCGCCGAACTGCTGGCGAGCGAGCATGGCAAGGTTGTCGCCGACGCGCGCGGCGACGTGCAGCGCGGGCTCGATGTCATCGAATTCTGCTGCGGCATCCCGCACGTGCTGAAGGGTGAATATACGCAGGGTGCCGGCCCCGGCATCGACGTCTACTCAATGCGCCAGCCGATCGGGATCGGCGCGGGCATAACCCCTTTCAACTTCCCCGCGATGATCCCGATGTGGATGTTCGGCCCAGCGATCGCGACGGGCAACGCCTTCATCCTGAAGCCCAGCGAGCGCGATCCGAGCGTGCCGGTGCGGCTCGGCGAACTGATGCTCGAGGCGGGGCTGCCCGAGGGCATCTTGCAGGTGGTGCACGGCGACAAGGAAATGGTCGATGCGATTCTCGACCATCCCGATATCGGCGCAGTCAGCTTCGTCGGTTCGTCTGACATCGCCCATTATGTCTACAATCGCGGTGTCACGAACGGCAAGCGCGTGCAGGCAATGGGCGGGGCAAAGAACCACGGTATCGTCATGCCCGACGCCGACCTCGACCAGGTGGTGAACGACCTCACCGGCGCCGCCTTCGGCTCAGCCGGCGAGCGCTGCATGGCGCTGCCGGTCGTCGTGCCGGTCGGCGAGGACACCGCGAACCGGCTTCGCGAAAAGCTGGTGCCCGCGATCGAGGCGCTGCGCGTTGGCGTGTCCACCGATGCCGAGGCCCATTACGGCCCCGTTGTTTCGGCCGCCCACAAGGCGAAGGTCGAAGGCTGGATCCAGAAATGCGCCGAGGAGGGGGCCGAGCTGGTCATCGATGGTCGCGGTTTCACGCTTCAGGGGCATGAGGACGGCTTCTTCGTAGGGCCGACGCTCTTCGACCATGTCACCCCCGACATGGAAAGCTACAAGGAAGAAATTTTCGGCCCCGTCCTTCAGATCGTCCGCGCCGCTGATTTCGAAACCGCGCTCGAGCTGCCGTCAAGGCACCAATATGGCAACGGCGTCGCCATCTTCACGCGTAATGGCCACGCGGCACGTGAATTCGCCCAGCGGGTCAATGTCGGGATGGTCGGCATCAACGTGCCTATCCCGGTGCCCGTTGCCTATCACACCTTCGGCGGCTGGAAGCGCTCGGCCTTCGGCGACACCAACCAGCACGGTATGGAAGGCGTCAAATTCTGGACCAGGATCAAGACGGTCACCGCGCGTTGGCCCGACGGGGGCGGCGACGGGTCGAACGCATTCGTCATCCCGACCATGGGCTGA